A region of the Scatophagus argus isolate fScaArg1 chromosome 19, fScaArg1.pri, whole genome shotgun sequence genome:
GGGCAAACAAAGGCCAGCGGGCACAGAGCCCAGGCCAGCACAAGGCACCGCGCAGGACCTGGGTCACTGTGATAATGACACCCAACAGCAAACTCTAATAAATGACAGTATTAAAATGATGGTGGAAATGTGCTCAGAGCACTGAGTATCAAAATCTGTCTCAAACAAAAAGCATGATTCTTATTTTACTTCACTTATTAAGTCAGGAGCTCAGTAAAGATTTACTAAATGATTCTAATTCTCTTACTAAGACATACCTATAACTACTCACTTTtctctttgaaatatttattatgtgtGCAGATCTTTGAGATAGAGTGAGGGTTTCAGGCTACCACTACACAGAATTATCACTTTGTTAAGTACACTTGTAGTTTCTAATTTGATCCAATGCAAAAGCCCTGCAACTTTAAGTATTTAATTTGTGTATACACAATGTCAGGAAAGTATTGATTCAAATGTATACATTTTATTGAAAAGCTTTTCTAGTGTTGTGTCCACCCCCATTTATATGCAGGGAGCAGAATAATAAGAATGGCACTGTGGGCCAGTCAGTAATGAGTGACCCCTCCCAACATCTTGGCATTTTCACTGTGGGCATGCTGGTGTTTGCTTTTAGCTCAAGCACCACTGTACCCCAGCAAAGCCTTACAGAGATGTTAGCTGCAGACACTTTTggttaaaaaagcaaacaaacctTGAATGATAAAAATCTTCACAGCTGATATTTAGGCCTTTCAAGCCTTTTTCCTCTATGTCATGTTGATGTCTGTTCTAGCTTCTGTTGTATATGACAGATAATATGTCCTACTTATTATTTAAAACTTAATCTTTGGATTGGGACCCGAGTATAGAGTTCACTGTACAGGGTCATCTGAGGTCTTGGCCGTATCTTAACCCGTGACTAGTCACCTCCCATTTCTGCTTTGTCCTGACGACACACATTACACATGTTCATAAGTGGGTGACATGGTTGTGCAGAAAAGCCTTAGTGTGGCGTTGAGAACAAGGCTTTTTCGCTTGCTGACAGTTGGCCCCCTGTCAATCAACACAGCTCTGGATTAGCCTGCGCTGACCGAACCAATGCCCTGCCCTTCCCTCACTGTCGCCTGTCAGCACCTTTCACATACACTATTATACAAAGGCAGAGCCTCTCCATTCCCATCACATTTCcccccctctgtctcttccAACTACCCcttgacagtgttttttttttttttttttcacccccaCAGCACAAAATGTGGCCCGCAGCTCAtcacagcaggacagaaaaagTCTGAGTCGGCTAGCTGCCTCAGCTCTCTTGGCGCTCTGATATACTGTCAATGCAGGAAGAAGCGACAGAAAGATAGAGGTGGTTGGGGCTGAGggcttacacaaacacaacgaACAAATAAGGGATCTAAGCATAAACCAGGCTGTCACAACATGTCTGTCTAATTGAATTGTTCTGGCAGCCCTGAGTGAGTGCAGACCATTTTAAGCTTAGGTTCATTGAATTATTAAATCAGAAAAGGAGGACGTTAACATTTAAGGGAACATTTTCCAGACTGGTTCACCGAGGGAAGAGGAGATGGTGTTGTGACTCCCTGACTGTATGCAGTCTAACAAGACTTGAAACAAGATTACTTCTGAAAATTGTATAACTCTGAGCTGTGTCAGCATAGATTGCCATGTCTACATTACCTATTTGGTGTAATGACTGCTTTTGTGTCAAGGTACATttgagcagtttgtgttttgctcaGACGGCGCATGTATTCataatgaataattaaacaGTTGGGCACGTGTGTGCATATTGTTATGAGAGAGTGAGTTTGAGTTGAGGAATGTTTGTGTACGTGCTTAGAGGAGGGAGAGGGTAGAAGTTGGTTTTTATGCCTTGTCAAACAAATCTGTGCTCTGGGATTGCCGGAAAAGCTGTGGCCAACTAGCTATTGTTGCACATTTCCATTGCGTATTACCTCATTCCATACATCCATCAAGGCCAAGGGTGCATTTTAAGCATCATCTCTTGCGCCCATGGGGGCTTGGAGTAACAGTTTTCCTCTGGATGTCCTTGCCTCATCTCATCTGCAATGCCTCCCCCAGCACCACTGCATTATGTTGCATTTGCATCGTATTGCCTCTGCATTGCCTCTGCAAGACTGGtcgcccccccacccctcaccaccacacacacacacacagactttcttCTCTTGCCCTTTTAGAtcgcccccccctcccccgtcATCCCTCTCTTCAGTGTCAGGTTGGTGCCAATCAGCAGCGGCATGGCAGCAAGCTGTTGTGCAGACGGAGTATGGCTCAGTaggtttgcagcagcaggactgtTTGAAGTAAAGGTAGCATTGGGCATTGGCAAGAAATATGCAATGAGTCCAGAAATgcggtttaaaaaaaaaaaaaaaagaaggcgGAATACATCTGTGGGAGGAAATCCCTAGCAGGAGGATCCCAGCTCAGCGCTTTCTCTCTGACACCCCCCACCCTTCCTCCTCCCATCCCTCTGCCCTGTTTCTCCCTCACGTTTTTTCCTCATTCCCCTTCTGCATCTCTCTGCATTGATCTTTTTtgctatttctctctctctttttgccaGGGGGTTTTATCCCCAATGGAAGCGCTGCTGATGCAATCCACTGCCACTAAGtcgtccccccccccccccacacacacacacacacacacatacatattcaaACTCAATGCTTATTATGACGTTGTGCTGCAAAAGGTGTGAAAATTAGCGCGTCTACTCAGGTATCACGTTTTCAGAGCTGGAGCTGATAAACACTCATGTCTACTGCAGAGTCGTTTCACATGGGAATGAACTGCGATTGTACCCTTTCCCACTGGCATCAAAAGTCGAGAACAACAAGCAATTCAAAGGAGATTTGTAATATGATTGTACATGTGGACCCCGTGCAGTAAACAGATCCATGGATGCTGGTGGCTTCACCCAAGGGGCCTCATGTTGATGTACAGGGTCTCCCAGCCTCTGACAACAGACAGGCAACTGCACTCCTGAAGCACAGTGGGGATCACACTGTTTTGCCAGGCCGTTATTAAAGAGCTGTTTGTATtgcctgctgtttttttcattagCAGGAATCTTATATCACTGCCTCTGAATATTGCATGAGGTTCAGGGAGGCTTGGTTGTCGTGACACCGCCGTAATATTTCACAACAATCAAAGATGGATGAGCCTATTCTTCTAGGTAAATAGAGGGAGGCCTGGCTCTGATGAGGAAGAGCCCAAAGATGGTGACGGTGACACTGATGCACTGTAAAGGGGGCTGTAGGAAGACGAAAGGGGGGGAAAGAAAACTCAAAGAGTGATTGAAgtccataaaaatgaaaatgcattgtAAGACAAATGGAGCAGGCAGAGACGAGAGAGCAAGGTAAatgagggggaaagagagagggagaggacaagagggggagacagagcGAGAAATCAAGACAGAGGGAATGACAGACTGAGGAGGATAAAAAAGCAAGAGATGGGGCTATTAGAGGTTGAGAGAAAGAGTTAGTGAGAGACCCACGCTGCTCCCAGTAATTGAAAAGACACCAGGACTGATTTAGAGGGTAGCTTAGTTGGGTTTgttggggtggtggtggttgtggtggagggtggagggtgggggtggcaCACTGCATTGCAGGGTATGAGGAGAAAGAACAGCCAAACCCCCTGCGGTGTTTTGCTCCACCACCTCTGTAGTCGTTATTAACACAACGTGGTGAAAACGACCCTCCAAGGCCCATAATAAGCAGTGAGGCTGCAAAAACATTATGGCTAAATCCATACAAGCTAATTATTGTAGGTGTCTCTGCTTCTTTGGCATGAATAATACAGTAAAGTGTAGAATAGGAAAGGATGGTTTTAAAGCAAAAAGGTAAAATACAGTAATGAAAGTGGGACGAAAGTTCTTGTGTTGCCAAAGGTGAGGTCTGTACAGCACGAAAAACAGAAGTAgattagtctgtgtgtgtgtgtgtgtgtgtgtgtgtgtgcctgcacaGCCCGAGTATGAAAGTGTAAAGATCAAGTCCTTATAAAAGGTCATCCCTGCCCTTCTATCATTACACTGCTGTTCACCCTGTACTTTTAACTTTAACAAGAACTGGCCCATTCCTTTAAAATGTTGCCGCTTTTACAGCTGctagaaagaaaaatatgctTGCTTAGCTTAATTTAACAACAtccaaaacacattaaacattaatggACTTCTActcctttgtctgtgtgtgtgtgtgtgtgtgtgttcatagtAGAAAGTGCCAGAAGCTTTCCCATACTGATGTTATGCCCAGCCCAGCTCACCTTACCCACTTCTTTAACTTGCTAATACAGCTGGACACTACACCGACAAACATGGCTCCATGTCACTGCACACCTACAGGATACACACCCTCATACACAGACGTCCACACTCCAGCTGTATGTCATAGACCTGTCTCATAAGTGTGTCTATTCTTTCCAGGGGCGCTGATAGGTGATACCTCTGCCCAGTCAATCCTTCTCGCCTTACTgcctctgctgtgtgctgcttcaTTTACACGTGAAATATTGATGTTCTTAATTTAACCACCAGGGTGCTCAAGTGTCCCCTCCTCCCATGAGAAGACAGGAGGCCTTTTCAAGGGAACCCACAGCCTCAGTGCTGACAAAACACCCTTTCTATCTTGGGATTGGTTGAGAGGGTGTGTTTAGTTTTGCTACATTGTTTGCTTGGCATGTAGGATAGCAGCACAAACCAAACAAGTGGAGTCATATTCTAATgggtttttcctctgtttcatgTCCCacctgttctctgtgtgtgtgtgtgtgtgtgtgtgcatgcatttatgTGGTTGATGTACTTATTTCTGTACACCTTTCATAGCGTGTACATTGTGAGTGAGTTACAGCCCACATGAAACAGATGGAGTGCTATTTGCTTCAATATATTCACGCGTTTCTTAGAAAAGCAGTCAGGTAGGGAGGGACTTGTCCCAGATATTAACTGGTGTTCATGGTAGCCAATAGCTTTAGTGCTGAATGTACGCTCCCAGTGCAGAATAAATGTCGAAATGCCTTGCCAAACATGGCCCGAGCAGGGTGGGTGGAGTGAATAATCAATGttctccccctccattagtAACGCCggacgtgcccttgagcaaggcacctaactttttcctttttcctgtcacCCATTGTGCCATGGTCTGACTGATTGTTCCACAGTGTGGAATTCAAGATTACATAAACAAGACATGAAAAAATATCAGATTAATTACAATGAAGTATAAAAATGAGACAATACTGGGAAATCATTAAATACACCACTATGAATTTCATTATAAAAATGCGTATTTCATAATATCACTTCTCATGACAGGTATCACCCGTGCGCCCCAATTTGCAGTCagttacattttgttattttgctttcCTCCCTGTGCCTCCATTTTGCATGCTGCGCCATCTTTATGTCACTTATCCACAATGTAAGTGTGAAACACGGAGTGCTGTATGTAGTTCTATTGATTTATCGAAGCTTTGATGTAATGAATTTGGGGGTGGTCCGCCATGTTGACACCATGCTTACAGCCTTGGTTTAACACAGCTACACATGCTACCAAACTAGCTAACTAATTAGCTTGGTAAGATGAACAGCCAGTGTTAACAGCTTGAGCTAACGGTCATATTCAGCTGATGTGATTCTAAAAATGTTTCTCATAGAAGGACACATACACTTTTgtgaagagcaaaaaaaaaaaaaaaacaaaaaaaaaaacaaacaatattattCACGCCAGCAGGACTTAATTAGCTAACTGGCATGCAATTGCATAAAAACTGGAGAGGAGGATGTGTGATAAGACCGTTgtcattaaaatggaaattctgaaataaaaaccaACATTAAATAAAGtatcaccaaaacaaaaaaacacacattctgaATATCCTATAACTCCAATAAAACTAAACCATACCTAAAGTAAGAATGAAGTAACACTTCATAATAATCAATTTAGTTTGAACAGTTTACTAAATTAATTAGTCATTTATCTGTTCATTTACCTGTTTCACATTATTCATTCATGACTATTAATTTCTATCTTACATATATTTAAAACGTTGAACACATTGGGACTTGAGAAGAGAGCTCTGCTATTTTCTTTCCAATGTAAATGTCAAGGTTTGAGCATCTGACTCTTCGATATGTCAGAGAACAGCAGAGCTTCAGTCCCAGCTGTCAGTCAACTTCACTGCTGTTCCTATTGGCTCAGCTGGTGCTGCAGGGAGGGGCAAGGCAGACTGAGTGCATTAGTTTTCCgaattttcttcaaaataaaacaccatggCTGTTATAAAGGGATGATAGACATGCTTCCCATTTACTGGCAATATTTGGGTGGGGTTTCTCATAACCCACACTTTCCTTTACTTAAGTTTCTCTGATTAATGCCAGCAAGACTCATTTCTCCAGAGCTAAATGGCATCTAGTTTAAAACAGATCTACAGAGATAATGAGTGTACGAAGAATGCAGagaatgttctgtttttccccttGAAAGCAGAACCCCACCCCATCTCTGTGTAGAAAGAATAAGGTGTGTTTATTCCTGTGTATAGGGGTATGATTAAGGGAAGTGCTTGCTTCATGCTGTAGGTGGATGGAGGGCTGTCTCAGTCTATCTTTGCTCCTTTCTAAACATGGTCAAATTACAGTCCAAATATAGTAAAACAATGCAGCTCTTATATGACTTTTTAGACATTTATATAGTGTAGAGTCAAAGGGACTGCAAAGGCCTTCCTGCCACTGCATGCTGTTTAAAAAGTGCACACGGCAGTAGTGTTGTGGCCTGGTTTGCCTTACTAGGACAAGCCAATATGGAGCCATCAGCAGAAGCAAGAGGGTTTGTTAAAACTCCCACTTGCCTTTTCAAAAACCTCCAACATCCCAGTTACAGCATGTTCCTGTTGCCTAGCAACCAGCCCAGTCTTGGGAGAGAAGAGACGCGTCATAGATGTGTATGCATATCCAGGGCTAAGTGCGAGAGCAAACACTCTGtgctgtctctccctcccctgtGAGCAGCTCACTCTCCACAACTTCTCTGCCATGTAACACAGCACACAATTACACACCGAGGCCTGCCTCTGCTGAACATCACCCAATGACACGGCACATGGAGAGAACGATGCTTAGAATCATTTATTATTGACACAATTGGCTCGCCGGTAAACAACATACAGACTTGTTATGCTATGCTTGTTATGCTTGTGGATCATTTTCACAATAGAGCATAAGAAAGATGACATAAGACATGATAAAGTTCATGgtcttttatttgaaaaaaaaaaataaagactagCATGTACAACTTGGAATGAATGTAAACTGAACTCAGATGAACAGCTGCGAAGACTGGTGCACTGACACTCCTAACAGCATGCGCTGCAAACACAGTACACCCCTCACTATGCTCTTGTCTGAGTcgagaaacagaagaagaaaaagaaaagtgaaggcCAGTGATTCTCTCTTGCAAGAAAAGAGGACAGACACTCCAtctcagcaaaaaaaagaaagaaaaaaaaacatagaaagCTCACCGTAAGACTCTTatgtcccccccccctccttcgAAAGGGCAGGACGCACAACTACTAAGATGGCTGTCcaaataacataacaaaaacaaaagaacatgccaaacatttgaaaatgtatttttgtacattgttttttttctctttttatctaGCATACAATTAAGTCCCATTCCACTTAAACGCTTGAGTTAGAACCTGGTATATTCTCTCATCTTAACAGTACAGGGTTCCTCTCCAAATACAAAAAACTGTACCAAACCAACAAGAGGACAGCTTATAGTGGAATCAGCACGCTCTGGTAGCCCGGAGGAGGGATGAGGAGTGGGGGGTTAGTGCTCCGGTCTCAAGCTGCATGCatgaagaacagaaaacagagagagagagagaaagagagagagagagaaagaagagatggcCAGCCCAGACATTAACCACTAGCAAATGGAACTGGAAGGAGTTCGCCAAATGCTTTGCTTTAGTCTGAAGGTAGTAGTTACAGggtttgttgttattatttttacttgttATGTACTGATGCTAAATTGATCTCCGGGGGGAGGGGACAGGATCACTAACCATCATTTTCATGCAGatattttttgtatatttttttttttgtatatttttcttgtgTGGACAGAAGgatattttatttcaacattcaATTATTTTCTATACAGAAACAGTatgaataaatgaacatttttttttcccaagaggtaagtaaaacattttgatttttttttctcttttttcttttttcttctaagAGGGGACAGGATGGGGCGGGCAAGCTTCACTTTGCAGTCATCATCTGTACAAACTctgtagagagagaaagaggacaaaagaCGATAAGGATATCAGGTTTATGGTTTTGGTACAGCCTGTTGCCAGTAAGAGCAGCCATCTGCTAAATAGTTAGATgctttattaattttttttttttttaatcaacttgAGCAGCTTCAGGACACACATCCCAATTAGTGTCCCCTTTCCAAACGGCTTCCGTGTTCATCTTATTAAACCCATTTGATTAAAAAGCCCTTGCATTGTGCTTACAGTTGTGGATGGTGATAGGCATGTGCACGTcctaaataaacaaataagggAAGGCTTTCACTGTCTGTAGAAGTAGGGCACTTTTTAGCCGAGACTTATGGAATGTTCATAATAAATGAACAGCCTTCTAGAAAATGAGTGCAGTCTCTTGTGTAATGTTCCAAGAGaccagttgtgtgtgtgtgtgtgtgtgtgtgtttgggtggggGGTGTGCAGAGGCAGccagaaagacagagtgaaaaggCTCCTGGCACACTGATGATGATTCAGAAGGATAGCTTTCTCCCATCTCTGTTTCAGCAGGCTCCATCTATAGCCCATATCTAATATCTAATATTATGTGTGGCTGGCTTGTCTTACAGTTGCCCTCAGAGAAATACACAGCTTGGAAAATCAAGTGCTGTATTCCCCCTGTTTAATAAAAGTGTACAGCATGGCCTAGAAACTACAGCTATTTGTGCACCATGACATTTTAGCACGAGCTTCCTTTACATCCACCTGATTTACTTTACCTTCGTAGTTGACCTGTCCGTCTCCGTCGATGTCTGCTTCTCTGATCATCTCATCCACCTCCTCGTCCGTTAGCTTCTCTCCAAGGTTCGTCATAACGTGACGGAGCTCTGCAGCACTGATGTAGCCATTTCCATCCTGGAAACATGCGGTATGGGATCAAATGTGTGAAACGAATTCCCACTGGAGCCATTAATGAGCAAGCTGTGGCGGCAGGTGTTAAATGAGCATGAAATCGGAAACTGATGTCTTCTTATTTTATTAGGAAAACTCAATTCACTAGCCTGGCAATATTTTAGGTATCTCATCTGTGAATCATCACCCTTAGAACCATTGATTAAAAGGAGGAGGGACAATATCATTAAGATTAAGACATATCTCATCTGCtttttgcaaatatttacttattctgaatttgatgtttCAAACCAGTTGGGACAGGGCCAACAAGAGACTGGAACACTCCTCaagtaaacaggttcattggtaacaggtgagagTATCATCACCGGGTATGAAAAGGGCACCTTCAGAAGGCTCAGTCGTTAACAGGAAAGGAAGTTCACCACTCTGTGAAGCGCTTAactgtataaaggatattacaaCATGGGCTACATTCATAAAACTGTTATGGGTAAACACAATTGGTTTGCAAATGGTTGcaatctgtttttaattatattttacacagcatcccagctTTTTGGAATAAGGATTGCATTTTAAAGATTGTCAGATGACTCTGAGACTCATGAGACCTCTTGCTCAATATATGACAGTAAAACTAAAACTTCACCTTGACAAACACGGACACAGTTTTTCTTATTCCTAAAACCTTGACCTTATTTACCTTGTCAAATACCCGGAAAGCCTCGCGGatctcctcctcactgtctgtGTCCTTCATTTTTCTAGCCATCATGGTCAGGAACTCCGGGAAGTCAATGGTTCCATTACCTGGAATGGGTGATCAATGAGGCACATTTAATCAGCAAAAATTGCAATTACTTAAAAGCAAACTCAGATAAGCAGATGTAATATAACCCAGCATTTAGTTGATGAAAATCACCAAACCGAACATATTCATTTAGTCCTCCACTCCTCATTTTTTCTCTCATGGATGTCATTATCATATGGGCcatcatttctctctcaaaGTGTTACTGGCAGTAATGCAACTTGAGACATAAGTAATCTCAGAGAGGGGAGGAGCACTCAAATCATTTTAGTATACACTTTCCCTACTGTGATAAATACAGCTACTGCAGGCTGGAAGGAGGAGGCAAGATGTATGTGCGtggctgtgggtgtgtgtgtttgccttgcTTCCTCAGGGAAGCCCTGAGAAGATGTTGCGTGTGTTATACACAACACTGCGGGATAGCAGAGGGGGGGGACGCATAGCCAGTCATCCATAATGCAGACAGTATGCTACGCAGCTTGGCTGTCAAGGAGCCTGGATAAATCAAAGGCTCTGTCCCTGTCAGAAACCCTGACTGGAGGGGAAGAGGAGCTTCAATCAGATGCTCCATCCCTCTTTAACACTTTCATCTAtccatttttccctttttcactTCAAAACTGTCTTTTCATGAGCTTTTGGCTCATCCAAAAGAATTCAGACAAGAGGAATCAGTGGTTTTCATTTCTGGTGGTGATAATGGTGCTGTGCTGGTGgcacatgtatgcatgcaaaAGGATCAATATCCATGTTGCTGTTGTCAAGACAGGATTACCATGGGATCACACCCTCTTGACAGGGGCAAGGATCTAGCAGCTCACTGACTGCAACCACAGGAGGGAGGATGGGAGGGTTGATGGCGAGTGTAATGGTGACAGGACTTGCTTTTAATGAGAATGTTGGGAGTAAGGGTGGCAAGTGTTGGGAGTAAGTACCCCCACtccccaaaaaaagaaaaccaaaaaaacccaacaaaacaaaacaaaacataaagccAGGAGATTGGAGTGAAGGTCAGGGACACAGAGGGCGGAGTACCCAGGGAGGATTAGCTCTGGGGTGGGACACGGATGGGACTGGGAGATTGTATGCAGATTAACCAATAACAGAGCTTGGCTCAGAGAAGAAGACTGAGCAAGAACAAGCGAGAATGGATGTGTGTATGGAGGAAAAGGGATGCAGTAATGTGTTGGGGCAGATGGTGATCGCATGACCGGGGGTAACAATCTAAGGACCTGTTATCTAACAAACGGAGACAGCCGGCAGCATTGAGGGAACACATGCTGCTACTGGGGGGTTGGGAAGGGCAGCTGATAGTTAGGAGGGGCTGTCCGCAGTCTTGAAGAAGGGCAGGGCTACAACTGGGAAACCATCATCTGAGGGGGACAATGACTAGAGAAGCGAAGCAGCCCATGAGTTATATCTGATCATCTGGAACTCAAGCCAACTGCTGTGGTGCAGGGAAGGATGGAAGCAAGGAGGGATGAAGATAGAGAGGAAGGCAgtcaggaagagagagaaaatggtaGGAgggaaatagaaagaaaatagagggagggagggagggaatgaGTGGgtggtagagagagagagatggagatgaggGAGATGTGAAGAGGAGAGAATATAAGGAGTGAACCGAGTGGGAGATGGTGCGATTACACATAAGAGGTGCTGACGCAAACTATAGAAGGCTGAGGCATCTCTGGacgcttgtgtgtgtggtcatcGTTTTTTCCTGCATCATAAAGCCAACTTCCATCCCTGAGATAAGAAAGAAGGGGAGGGTTGTGTAATGATGATGAGTGTTGTGCTAGGACTAAAGCTAACATTTTTGCCAAACAGTTGTTCAGACTATGATTAAATAGTTTTAACTTGTGTCATGTATCACACcagatgggatttttttttacatacatatatacttAGCATGTTCTGTTATATGCCAGGAATACTGACACATCTGAATCAACTGAAGCAGGTATAGTTAGCTTGTGTTCTGATCTGTGTGGCTGTAAGATAACCAGCAGCAATTTCATTTGATACTGTAATCCACACTGTTCATAAAATGCAGCTTAGCCAAAAGACTATTTCTTTCTTACAGCTCTCTGTCCAGCTAAAGCCTTCTATCCTCTCTTCCATTCACTGTAATTCTTTGCCACAGCCCCCTTGTTTGgtaaataaagctgattttCAATGAGCCAGCTGACATCCCATGGCTGCCGATGTGGGTACTGGATGTGCAAAGCGAGAGAGGCCTTATGTAAccacttttattttccattactAGCTTCATTGCTGTCTGACCTAGATTGCATCAGCCAAGGGAGGCAGAGGCAGAACAAGAGGATGTtagtgatggtgtgtgtgagtgtatgctTGCTCTTGGGTGTAACtaagggggaggggggatgaGGATAGTGGGAGGACATTTCAATAAAGGGGCAGCCAAGCTGCGGTGCAATTGATTTGTCCTGATCAATGTGGTCCCATTTACAAAATCCTATAAGCTGACAGAGCACCACTGGGGTAAAGGCTGCACTGACAGCTAACATCCTAAACTCTACTGCTCAAGGACAGCAGCTTACGAGCTACTGTTCAACTTGTTGACACCTCGCCTCCTCCACTCACACGCACCAAAAGCACCTCCTGCACATCCATATCTCTAACGTTGTCAGCTATGATGGAGCTGAACACACAGTGACTAAACTGCTGACACAGAGGGACACATCATGGGAAAATAAGCTGGCCGGACAGTTGGTTGACAGTTGgcagaaaagggagggagatggGCAACAACACC
Encoded here:
- the LOC124050443 gene encoding calmodulin-1; this encodes MADQLTEEQIAEFKEAFSLFDKDGDGTITTKELGTVMRSLGQNPTEAELQDMINEVDADGNGTIDFPEFLTMMARKMKDTDSEEEIREAFRVFDKDGNGYISAAELRHVMTNLGEKLTDEEVDEMIREADIDGDGQVNYEEFVQMMTAK